One window from the genome of Rufibacter tibetensis encodes:
- a CDS encoding nucleoside phosphorylase, whose translation MARIPESELILNADGSIYHLNLLPEQISDTIITVGDQDRVNRVSRHFDSIEVQVAKREFVTHTGYYKGKRISVVSTGIGTDNIDIVMNELDALVNIDFVSREALEPEDRISLKIVRIGTSGALQQDVPLGSHLATEYALGLDTLMQFYPLMETGYETEIAVNVQLALGIGFLPYCAKGSDILREQIGFDMIHGNTFTCPGFYAPQGRLLRLQPKIEDVIQKLSNFRFENVQFTNFEMETAGIYSLGRLLGHEVLSLNAIVANRITHEFTPDADQVIDDLILKVLDRI comes from the coding sequence ATGGCGCGTATTCCTGAGTCTGAATTAATCCTGAACGCCGATGGCAGCATTTACCACCTGAACCTGCTGCCCGAGCAGATTTCTGATACCATCATCACCGTGGGTGACCAGGACCGCGTAAACCGCGTGAGCCGCCATTTTGATTCTATAGAGGTGCAGGTAGCCAAGCGCGAGTTTGTAACCCACACGGGCTATTACAAAGGCAAACGCATCTCAGTGGTTTCAACGGGCATTGGCACAGACAACATTGATATTGTCATGAACGAGTTGGATGCACTGGTGAACATTGACTTTGTGAGCCGCGAGGCGTTAGAACCGGAGGACCGCATCTCCCTGAAGATTGTCCGCATAGGAACTTCCGGAGCCCTGCAGCAGGATGTTCCGTTGGGTAGTCACCTGGCCACCGAATACGCACTTGGATTGGATACGCTCATGCAGTTCTACCCACTTATGGAAACCGGCTACGAGACGGAGATTGCGGTGAACGTGCAGCTGGCTTTAGGCATCGGTTTTTTGCCATACTGCGCCAAGGGCTCTGACATCCTTCGGGAGCAGATTGGCTTTGACATGATCCATGGCAATACGTTTACTTGCCCTGGCTTTTATGCACCACAGGGAAGGTTGCTGCGTTTACAGCCTAAAATTGAAGATGTGATTCAAAAGCTGAGCAACTTTAGGTTTGAGAATGTGCAGTTTACCAATTTTGAGATGGAGACGGCTGGTATCTACAGCCTTGGCCGTCTGTTAGGCCATGAAGTGCTTTCGCTTAACGCCATTGTAGCGAACCGCATCACCCATGAGTTTACCCCTGATGCAGACCAAGTGATTGATGATTTGATCTTGAAGGTTTTAGACCGGATTTAG
- the trhO gene encoding oxygen-dependent tRNA uridine(34) hydroxylase TrhO, translating to MKKYSILLYYHYTKIEDPELFREEHHLLCLKLNLLGRIIVAPEGLNGTVSGLVEDCEAYMAAVKADPRFEGIDFKVDYAKEHAFTKLHVRHKPEIVHAGLRNIDPTERTGVHLSPQEFKEMKDQEDVVVLDVRSDYEHSMGKFKNAVTLDIENFREFPEKIDELKEKYEGKKILTYCTGGIKCEKASAFLLEKGFENVYQLHGGIIKYGMEAGGEDFEGKCYVFDNRVAVEVNKVNPVVISKCHVCETPSARMVNCANPHCNLHVPICESCGTKMDGACSTTCQEHPDKRPYDGTGYYQKNTNGYNPYKGLNRRKTEQPKAV from the coding sequence ATGAAAAAGTACAGTATCTTACTTTATTACCATTACACCAAAATTGAAGACCCGGAGTTGTTCCGTGAGGAGCACCACTTGTTGTGTCTTAAATTGAATTTATTAGGCCGCATCATCGTCGCTCCGGAAGGGCTGAACGGAACAGTGTCTGGCCTGGTGGAAGACTGCGAAGCCTACATGGCCGCTGTGAAAGCAGATCCCCGCTTTGAAGGCATCGACTTCAAGGTGGACTACGCCAAAGAACACGCTTTCACCAAATTGCACGTGCGCCACAAGCCTGAGATTGTGCATGCAGGCCTGCGCAACATTGACCCTACTGAACGGACCGGCGTGCACCTTTCGCCGCAGGAGTTCAAGGAGATGAAGGACCAGGAAGATGTGGTAGTGCTGGACGTGCGCTCAGACTATGAGCACAGCATGGGCAAGTTCAAGAACGCTGTTACACTGGACATTGAGAATTTCAGAGAGTTTCCAGAGAAAATTGATGAGCTGAAGGAAAAGTATGAAGGCAAGAAAATCCTGACTTACTGCACCGGCGGCATTAAGTGCGAGAAAGCGAGCGCTTTTCTGTTGGAGAAAGGCTTTGAGAATGTGTACCAACTGCACGGTGGTATTATCAAATACGGCATGGAAGCCGGGGGCGAAGACTTCGAGGGCAAATGTTACGTGTTTGACAACCGTGTAGCCGTAGAGGTGAACAAAGTAAACCCGGTGGTGATTTCCAAGTGCCACGTGTGTGAAACGCCTTCGGCTAGAATGGTGAACTGCGCCAATCCTCACTGTAACCTGCACGTGCCCATCTGCGAGAGCTGCGGCACTAAAATGGACGGCGCCTGCTCTACTACTTGCCAGGAGCACCCAGATAAACGTCCGTATGACGGTACCGGATATTATCAGAAAAACACCAACGGCTATAACCCGTACAAAGGTCTGAACCGCCGCAAGACGGAGCAGCCCAAGGCCGTATAA
- a CDS encoding NeuD/PglB/VioB family sugar acetyltransferase — MQNPVIILGAQDLGVLALDAFQSNDVVVYCFLDDQVALQQKEVNEITVMGNTEDENILKLLGKKCDVFVAAEDTAARKSLTSMLKDDYKVVPVNAIHKFSYVSEHAWLGHGNFIQAGAIVNSNAKLGDNCIIGARAVVDANAVLDSHVQLGAGAMVNAGVTIAEGAFIGTGAVIVSGVKIGKNARVGAGAVVVADVAAKQTVFGNPAKPV, encoded by the coding sequence ATGCAAAATCCGGTAATTATATTAGGTGCCCAGGATCTGGGAGTTTTGGCGTTAGATGCTTTCCAGAGCAATGACGTAGTAGTGTATTGTTTCTTAGATGACCAGGTAGCCCTGCAACAGAAAGAGGTGAACGAAATCACCGTGATGGGCAACACTGAAGACGAAAACATTCTGAAATTACTAGGCAAGAAATGCGACGTGTTCGTGGCTGCGGAAGATACAGCCGCGCGCAAAAGCCTTACCTCCATGCTGAAAGATGACTACAAGGTAGTGCCGGTAAACGCCATTCATAAATTCAGCTATGTGTCTGAGCATGCTTGGTTGGGGCACGGTAACTTCATCCAGGCAGGTGCCATTGTGAATTCTAACGCTAAACTAGGCGATAACTGCATTATTGGGGCACGTGCGGTGGTAGATGCCAATGCCGTTTTAGATAGTCATGTACAGCTAGGAGCCGGAGCCATGGTGAATGCCGGTGTGACTATTGCCGAGGGAGCCTTTATTGGAACCGGGGCGGTGATTGTGTCTGGCGTGAAGATCGGCAAAAATGCCCGTGTGGGTGCTGGTGCCGTGGTAGTGGCCGACGTGGCCGCTAAGCAAACTGTATTCGGAAATCCTGCTAAGCCGGTTTAA
- a CDS encoding DUF2851 family protein: MKEDFLHYVWRYQYFRKDQLLTTSKEEVVVLHPGYYNRLDAGPDFYSARIKVGEAEWVGSVEIHLKASDWRRHQHQLDAKYNQVVLHVVWEDDEPVVREEGTPLPTLELQGRVALPLQAKYQELVWSKEEIPCSGQILEVDSVFKSAMMDRTLLERLEAKATLVLERLEQNRNDWESTVYQTLTAGFGFKINQDAFLRLSQALPWSIINKYRHSTKQLEALVFGQAGMLALQEDLEQDEYVQSLAKEHRYLSQKHSLPDPLPQSAWNYLRLRPANFPMVRLGQWYAVLQAHPHLWSGMMECTSVEEYFSFFRQTPPKYWQKRVTSGKTSKQTFPTIGDESIQGLLINVVVPLLMADSRRMDNAAFQEKAVELLESLTKEQNKITRLYTGLGFPHQCAADSQALLGLYQTYCAPRKCVHCSIGHRLIKQNLTLA; the protein is encoded by the coding sequence ATGAAAGAGGATTTCCTGCACTATGTCTGGCGCTACCAATACTTCCGGAAGGATCAACTATTGACGACTTCCAAGGAAGAGGTAGTTGTTCTTCACCCAGGGTATTACAACAGACTAGACGCTGGTCCGGATTTTTACAGTGCCCGCATTAAAGTAGGAGAGGCGGAATGGGTGGGCAGTGTTGAAATACACCTAAAAGCATCAGACTGGCGCCGGCACCAACATCAACTTGATGCCAAGTACAACCAGGTAGTACTTCACGTGGTTTGGGAAGACGATGAACCTGTAGTTAGAGAGGAAGGAACACCTTTGCCTACTCTGGAACTGCAGGGAAGAGTGGCACTGCCCCTGCAAGCTAAATACCAGGAACTAGTTTGGAGCAAAGAAGAGATTCCCTGTTCGGGGCAGATCCTAGAAGTGGATAGCGTTTTCAAATCTGCCATGATGGATAGAACTTTACTGGAACGGCTTGAAGCAAAAGCAACCCTAGTTTTGGAAAGACTGGAGCAGAACCGAAATGACTGGGAAAGCACCGTTTACCAGACCTTGACGGCAGGCTTTGGCTTCAAAATCAACCAAGATGCTTTTTTGCGGCTTTCACAGGCACTTCCCTGGAGTATCATCAACAAATACCGCCACTCAACTAAGCAATTGGAAGCTTTAGTATTTGGGCAGGCTGGGATGCTGGCTCTTCAAGAAGACTTAGAACAAGATGAGTATGTCCAGTCTTTAGCAAAGGAACATCGGTACCTTTCCCAAAAGCACTCACTGCCAGATCCTCTGCCCCAAAGTGCTTGGAACTATCTTCGGCTCAGACCCGCTAATTTTCCGATGGTGAGGTTGGGACAGTGGTATGCGGTTTTGCAGGCGCACCCACACCTATGGTCGGGCATGATGGAATGTACGTCCGTAGAAGAGTATTTTAGCTTCTTTCGGCAGACGCCACCTAAGTATTGGCAGAAACGTGTTACCAGCGGGAAAACGTCAAAGCAGACCTTTCCAACTATTGGGGACGAAAGTATCCAAGGGCTTTTAATCAATGTGGTGGTTCCTTTGTTAATGGCTGACAGCCGACGGATGGACAACGCGGCTTTCCAAGAGAAGGCGGTGGAACTGCTGGAAAGTCTTACCAAGGAACAAAACAAAATTACCCGCTTGTACACTGGCCTGGGTTTCCCGCACCAATGCGCAGCAGACTCTCAGGCCTTGCTGGGGTTGTACCAAACCTACTGCGCTCCCCGAAAATGCGTACATTGCAGCATCGGGCACCGCCTGATAAAACAGAACCTTACCCTTGCATGA
- the pyrF gene encoding orotidine-5'-phosphate decarboxylase, with translation MTRQELFEQIQRKRSYLCIGLDTDIKKIPPHLLNFEDPIFEFNRQIIEATADLCVAYKPNVAFYEAHGPKGWMSLERTLSAIPKDVFTIADAKRGDIGNTSELYARAFFEQMNFDSLTVAPYMGIDSVTPFLQFPNKWVILLALTSNPGHDDFQLLSVVSEGKSYFMFEKVIQNSHAWGTTENLMYVVGATRHDYIERVRELAPDHFLLVPGVGAQGGSLEEISKYGMNKQCGLLVNSSRQIIYASQGEDFAEKARAAALTVQQEMDRYLNDYLPR, from the coding sequence ATGACCAGACAAGAATTATTTGAACAGATCCAGCGCAAACGCTCTTATTTGTGCATTGGGTTAGATACAGATATAAAAAAGATCCCGCCGCACCTGCTTAATTTCGAAGATCCCATCTTTGAATTCAACCGGCAGATCATTGAGGCAACGGCAGATTTGTGCGTGGCCTATAAACCCAACGTGGCCTTCTATGAGGCCCATGGTCCTAAGGGATGGATGAGCCTAGAACGAACTTTGAGCGCTATCCCGAAAGATGTTTTCACCATAGCCGATGCCAAACGAGGAGACATCGGCAACACGTCAGAACTATATGCCCGGGCTTTCTTTGAGCAAATGAACTTTGACTCGCTCACAGTGGCTCCCTACATGGGGATAGATTCGGTGACGCCTTTCCTGCAGTTCCCTAACAAGTGGGTAATTCTGCTGGCGCTCACCTCAAACCCGGGGCACGATGATTTCCAGCTTCTAAGCGTAGTGTCTGAAGGAAAGTCGTATTTCATGTTTGAAAAAGTGATTCAGAACAGTCATGCGTGGGGCACCACTGAAAACCTGATGTACGTGGTAGGCGCTACCCGCCATGATTACATAGAACGGGTGCGTGAACTGGCGCCAGATCATTTCCTTTTAGTACCCGGGGTAGGGGCACAGGGTGGAAGCCTGGAGGAAATCTCAAAATATGGCATGAACAAGCAGTGCGGGTTGTTAGTAAACTCTTCCCGCCAGATCATTTACGCTTCTCAAGGCGAGGACTTCGCGGAGAAAGCACGCGCTGCGGCCTTGACTGTTCAGCAGGAAATGGACAGATACTTGAATGACTATCTCCCACGGTAG
- a CDS encoding LolA family protein: MKRIFSFLLALLMLVQLTNAQNVQKDPQAEKVLDAMSKKYQAMNAFKVGFTQTMESPSAKVKESINGDITVSGNKYRLAVAGQEIINNGAIIWTIMKKEGEVTISDNDPDEQEMTPNQIYNLYKKGYRYVYAGEEKEGGDAVHVIDLTPNDRENQVFKVRLHISKKDNSLKSWKMFRKNGNRYTYKINKFTANPPVDAGTFAFDKNKYKGLKVVDLR; the protein is encoded by the coding sequence ATGAAACGAATATTTTCTTTTCTGCTCGCGCTTTTGATGTTGGTACAGCTGACAAATGCGCAGAACGTGCAGAAAGACCCACAGGCTGAAAAGGTGCTTGATGCCATGAGCAAGAAATACCAGGCCATGAATGCCTTCAAAGTAGGATTTACCCAAACCATGGAAAGCCCCTCGGCAAAGGTGAAGGAATCCATCAACGGCGACATCACGGTATCTGGCAATAAATACCGTCTGGCCGTAGCCGGGCAGGAGATCATCAACAACGGAGCCATCATCTGGACCATCATGAAGAAAGAAGGAGAAGTAACCATCTCTGACAATGACCCAGATGAGCAGGAAATGACCCCTAACCAGATCTATAACCTATACAAAAAAGGCTATAGATACGTGTATGCCGGCGAAGAAAAAGAGGGTGGTGATGCCGTGCACGTGATTGACCTAACCCCTAACGACCGCGAAAATCAGGTTTTCAAAGTGCGTCTGCACATTAGTAAAAAAGACAATTCCTTGAAATCCTGGAAGATGTTCCGGAAGAACGGTAACCGCTACACCTACAAGATCAATAAATTCACTGCCAACCCTCCGGTAGACGCCGGTACTTTCGCCTTCGACAAGAATAAGTACAAAGGCTTGAAAGTAGTAGACCTGCGTTAA
- a CDS encoding FtsK/SpoIIIE family DNA translocase, protein MATNTYKRDVETGPRPKNAPRAQQNEPKRQQNEPKERRENRAPKEAKPKRSLPKAPQLSFNFLKDRRLQLFIGFFFLLSSLYLTIAFVSFLFTGTADQSVVESVTTEDVKAAGLESENWLGLFGAWISDYFINRWFGIASFFFVPIVFYVGYKIVFRRTTVTLSSVLTLCLFGLLWGCVTAGYLVLLNKATDTYGFLSGGIGFETALWLQSLLGWGTGLLMAFALGGFVIFFFNITTIGRGRVAKSVEPAAAVPVMERPETGVYASPSAGMNHLTNPTGSFEPQVEEPAFPAPFLVQQEPEEEDEFQDEDEEFEDEEFFEDEEFEDEEDEVEEPQEELFSVNELPVTPRPSVPLASVPLALEVEQDDDVLLEEPEEEVELAIANLAPEEEEVENLEVSENYDPTLDLPRYQYPSIELLTDYGVAKVQVTKEELEANKDRIVETLGNYNIGIASIKATIGPTVTLYEIVPEAGVRISKIKSLEDDIALSLAALGIRIIAPIPGKGTIGIEVPNKKKEMVPIKSILSTEKFMKSEMELPIAFGKTITNEVFITDLAKMPHLLMAGATGQGKSVGLNAILTSLLYKRHPSQLKFVLVDPKKVELSLFNKIERHFLAKLPDTDEAIITDTKKVVNTLNSLCMEMDQRYDLLKDAGCRNLKEYNLKFVERRLNPKKGHKFMPYIVLVIDELADLMMTAGKEVETPIARLAQLARAIGIHLVVATQRPSVNVITGIIKANFPARISFKVTSKIDSRTILDTGGADQLIGQGDMLFSLGSDLIRVQCAFVDTPEVDRICDFIGGQQGYSDAYLLPEFLGDESGNEKAEFDPSNKDAMFEEAARIVVTHQQGSTSLLQRRLKLGYNRAGRLIDQLEAAGVVGPFEGSKAREVLIPDEYSLEQLLNNMQP, encoded by the coding sequence ATGGCAACGAACACATATAAACGGGATGTAGAGACTGGTCCGCGGCCTAAGAATGCGCCGAGGGCTCAGCAGAATGAACCGAAGAGGCAACAGAATGAGCCTAAGGAGAGAAGGGAGAACCGTGCGCCCAAAGAAGCCAAACCCAAGAGGTCGCTTCCCAAGGCTCCTCAACTATCTTTCAACTTCCTGAAAGACCGACGGCTGCAGCTGTTCATCGGGTTTTTCTTCCTGTTGTCTTCGTTGTACCTAACCATTGCGTTTGTCTCTTTCCTGTTCACCGGAACCGCTGACCAAAGCGTTGTGGAATCTGTCACCACCGAGGATGTGAAGGCAGCCGGGTTGGAGTCAGAGAACTGGCTGGGCCTGTTTGGCGCCTGGATTTCTGATTATTTCATTAACCGTTGGTTTGGCATTGCCTCCTTCTTTTTTGTGCCCATAGTGTTCTACGTGGGCTATAAAATTGTCTTCCGGCGTACCACCGTTACCCTTTCTTCGGTTTTAACCCTTTGCCTGTTCGGGCTGCTGTGGGGTTGTGTCACGGCCGGGTATCTGGTGCTGTTAAACAAAGCCACTGATACATATGGCTTTCTGAGTGGCGGTATTGGGTTTGAAACTGCTCTTTGGCTGCAGAGTCTGCTGGGGTGGGGAACTGGTCTGCTGATGGCTTTTGCCTTAGGCGGGTTCGTGATCTTCTTCTTCAACATTACTACCATTGGCAGGGGCAGAGTTGCTAAATCTGTGGAGCCTGCTGCCGCTGTGCCGGTGATGGAAAGACCAGAAACTGGTGTTTATGCTTCACCTTCTGCCGGCATGAATCACCTCACCAATCCTACCGGCTCATTTGAACCTCAAGTGGAAGAACCTGCTTTCCCGGCTCCTTTTTTAGTGCAGCAAGAGCCTGAAGAGGAAGATGAATTTCAGGACGAAGACGAGGAGTTTGAGGATGAAGAATTCTTTGAAGACGAAGAATTTGAAGATGAGGAGGATGAAGTTGAGGAGCCGCAGGAAGAATTATTCTCTGTCAATGAATTGCCGGTAACCCCAAGACCTTCTGTTCCCCTGGCGTCTGTTCCATTGGCCTTGGAAGTAGAGCAAGACGATGATGTGTTGCTGGAAGAACCGGAGGAAGAAGTGGAACTGGCCATTGCGAATCTGGCACCCGAGGAAGAGGAAGTTGAGAACCTGGAAGTAAGCGAGAACTACGACCCTACCTTAGACCTGCCCCGTTACCAATACCCTTCCATTGAACTCCTCACTGACTACGGTGTGGCGAAAGTTCAGGTAACCAAGGAAGAACTGGAAGCAAACAAAGACCGAATTGTAGAGACACTAGGTAACTATAATATCGGGATTGCCAGTATCAAAGCGACCATCGGCCCCACTGTAACGCTTTATGAGATAGTGCCAGAGGCTGGGGTGCGTATTTCCAAGATCAAGAGTCTGGAGGATGACATTGCCCTAAGTTTAGCGGCCTTGGGCATCCGGATTATCGCCCCAATCCCGGGCAAAGGAACTATTGGTATTGAGGTGCCGAACAAGAAAAAAGAGATGGTGCCTATCAAATCCATCCTGAGCACCGAGAAGTTCATGAAGAGCGAGATGGAGCTGCCGATCGCCTTCGGAAAAACCATCACCAACGAGGTCTTTATCACTGATTTGGCCAAAATGCCCCATTTATTGATGGCAGGTGCCACGGGTCAGGGTAAATCAGTTGGTTTGAACGCAATCCTGACTTCGTTGCTGTACAAGCGTCACCCGTCGCAGTTGAAGTTTGTGTTGGTAGACCCTAAGAAGGTGGAGTTGTCGCTGTTCAACAAGATTGAGCGTCATTTCCTGGCCAAGCTGCCCGATACTGACGAAGCCATCATCACTGATACAAAGAAAGTGGTGAATACGCTGAACTCACTCTGTATGGAGATGGACCAGCGCTATGATTTGCTCAAAGATGCCGGTTGCCGTAACCTGAAGGAATACAACCTCAAGTTTGTGGAGCGCCGCCTGAACCCCAAGAAGGGCCACAAATTCATGCCGTACATTGTACTGGTGATTGATGAGTTAGCTGACTTGATGATGACTGCCGGTAAGGAAGTGGAAACACCTATTGCCCGTTTGGCGCAGCTGGCCCGGGCTATTGGGATTCACCTGGTAGTTGCCACGCAGCGCCCAAGTGTGAACGTAATCACGGGTATTATCAAGGCGAACTTCCCGGCCCGTATTTCTTTTAAAGTGACCTCCAAGATTGACTCCCGTACCATTCTGGATACCGGCGGTGCCGACCAGTTGATTGGCCAAGGGGACATGCTGTTCTCGTTGGGTTCTGACTTGATTCGCGTGCAGTGCGCGTTTGTTGATACGCCAGAAGTAGACCGCATCTGCGATTTCATTGGCGGGCAGCAAGGGTACTCAGATGCCTACTTGTTACCAGAGTTCCTGGGTGACGAAAGCGGAAACGAGAAAGCCGAGTTTGACCCGAGCAACAAAGACGCTATGTTTGAAGAAGCCGCCCGCATTGTGGTGACTCATCAACAAGGTAGTACTTCACTCTTGCAGCGTCGTTTGAAACTAGGGTACAACCGCGCTGGTCGTTTAATTGACCAATTAGAGGCTGCCGGGGTAGTGGGTCCGTTTGAGGGCAGCAAGGCCCGCGAAGTTTTAATTCCAGATGAGTACAGTTTGGAACAGTTATTGAATAACATGCAACCGTAA
- a CDS encoding quinone-dependent dihydroorotate dehydrogenase produces the protein MYKNLIRPLLFKLDPEKVHHLTTSALKTGFHLPLAKSISRGMFQVNDPRLERKVFGLTFPNPVGLAAGFDKDARMIDEYAELGFGFIEIGTLTPKPQTGNPKPRLFRLPQDGAIINRMGFNNEGVDRAVERLRSRKSNVIVGGNIGKNKVTPNEQALQDYLYCFDALYDVVDYFVVNVSSPNTPDLRALQEKEPLLDLLSNLQNRNQGKAKPKPLLLKIAPDLNESQLDDIVEIASQTQLSGVIATNTTISRAGLQTSTTSVSEMGAGGLSGKPLTSASTQVLRYLRKQLPQEVRLVGVGGIMTAEDALEKLSAGADLIQLYTGFIYEGPRLIKQINQRLLK, from the coding sequence GTGTATAAAAATCTTATCCGTCCGCTGCTTTTTAAGTTAGACCCTGAAAAGGTACATCATCTAACCACTTCTGCCCTCAAAACCGGGTTTCATTTGCCTTTGGCCAAATCCATTTCCAGGGGCATGTTTCAGGTAAATGACCCACGGCTGGAGCGCAAAGTCTTTGGGCTTACTTTTCCTAACCCGGTGGGTTTAGCGGCTGGTTTTGACAAAGATGCCCGCATGATTGACGAATATGCAGAGTTGGGCTTCGGGTTTATTGAGATAGGCACTTTGACACCTAAACCACAGACCGGTAACCCTAAACCACGCTTGTTTCGCTTACCCCAGGACGGCGCCATCATCAACCGGATGGGTTTCAACAATGAAGGCGTTGACAGGGCCGTGGAACGGTTGCGCAGCCGGAAAAGCAACGTGATTGTGGGCGGAAACATCGGTAAAAACAAAGTGACCCCTAATGAGCAGGCGCTGCAGGATTACCTGTATTGCTTTGATGCGCTGTATGACGTGGTAGATTATTTTGTGGTGAACGTGAGCTCGCCCAATACGCCAGACCTAAGGGCGTTACAGGAAAAAGAACCGTTGCTTGATTTGCTGAGTAACCTCCAGAACCGGAACCAGGGCAAAGCTAAACCAAAACCGCTGTTGCTGAAAATCGCGCCAGACCTGAATGAAAGCCAGCTAGATGACATAGTGGAGATTGCAAGTCAAACACAGCTATCTGGCGTAATTGCTACCAATACCACCATCAGCCGGGCTGGGCTACAAACCTCTACAACCAGTGTTTCTGAGATGGGAGCGGGTGGCCTGAGCGGAAAGCCCCTGACCAGCGCCTCTACCCAGGTGCTGCGCTACCTTCGCAAGCAACTTCCCCAGGAAGTGCGCCTGGTAGGTGTGGGCGGCATTATGACAGCCGAAGATGCCTTGGAGAAACTTTCGGCCGGGGCCGATTTAATACAATTATACACGGGCTTTATTTACGAAGGACCAAGGCTGATCAAGCAGATTAACCAACGGTTACTTAAGTAA
- a CDS encoding GAF domain-containing protein, which yields MLGIWNPRLEVAWATEDETILDAAVRLSQRSEQPSFADDVLLFLHQHSGADVIMICHKTSVKGEMKILRLLYQGQSLPIQATYTLEGTPCANVTRHGVLYFPTGVQKRFPADVHLREYGIDSYFGSPLMGTSGDLLGVVALQHQKPLPNAQLIELLLTILSPSLETLLEDRL from the coding sequence ATGTTAGGAATCTGGAACCCGAGATTAGAAGTAGCGTGGGCAACCGAAGATGAGACCATACTAGATGCCGCAGTCCGGTTGTCTCAAAGATCTGAGCAGCCATCCTTTGCAGATGACGTACTTTTGTTCCTGCACCAGCATTCTGGAGCAGACGTTATCATGATTTGCCACAAGACCAGCGTAAAAGGTGAGATGAAAATCCTGCGTTTGCTGTACCAAGGGCAATCCCTTCCTATCCAAGCCACGTACACCTTAGAAGGAACTCCTTGTGCCAATGTGACCCGGCACGGCGTGTTGTATTTTCCCACCGGAGTTCAGAAGCGCTTTCCTGCGGATGTCCACCTGCGGGAATATGGCATAGACAGCTATTTTGGCTCTCCCCTGATGGGCACATCTGGAGACCTGTTAGGCGTTGTGGCGCTCCAGCACCAGAAACCGCTTCCAAATGCACAGCTTATTGAATTGTTGCTTACCATTCTTTCCCCTTCTTTGGAGACCCTGCTGGAAGATCGCCTTTGA
- a CDS encoding DUF72 domain-containing protein, which translates to MQEKGTVYIGTSGWHYNHWKGNFYPPGVTSKLFTEHYQRFFRTVEINNSFYRLPTPETFAAWRNSVPDDFLFAVKASRYITHMKKLKDPQQGLAQLLGNAQALEEKLGPILFQLPPAWRLNLERFQDFLSALPPYHRYTFEFRDQSWYAQEVYDLLRAHNHAFCIYDLAGHLSPIEVTANFVYIRLHGPEGKYDGSYSESTLQFWADHCRNWAQEGKDVYVYFDNDMHGYAPFNAIRLQELVKG; encoded by the coding sequence ATGCAGGAAAAAGGAACCGTTTACATTGGCACCTCGGGGTGGCACTACAACCACTGGAAAGGAAACTTCTATCCGCCGGGGGTTACCTCCAAGCTGTTCACAGAACATTACCAGCGCTTTTTTAGAACCGTAGAAATCAACAATTCCTTTTACCGCCTGCCCACCCCTGAGACCTTCGCCGCTTGGCGCAACAGCGTACCTGATGATTTTCTTTTCGCGGTGAAAGCCAGCCGCTACATCACGCACATGAAGAAACTCAAAGACCCGCAGCAAGGGTTGGCGCAGCTGTTGGGCAATGCGCAAGCGCTGGAGGAAAAGCTGGGCCCCATCTTATTCCAGTTACCGCCTGCCTGGCGCCTGAACTTGGAGCGCTTCCAAGATTTCCTGAGCGCACTTCCACCTTACCACCGCTACACCTTTGAATTCCGGGACCAGAGTTGGTACGCCCAAGAAGTCTATGATTTGCTCCGCGCCCACAACCACGCGTTCTGCATCTATGACCTGGCCGGACACCTTTCTCCCATAGAAGTCACCGCTAATTTCGTGTACATCCGCCTCCATGGTCCCGAGGGGAAATACGACGGCAGCTACTCTGAAAGCACGCTACAGTTTTGGGCAGACCACTGCCGAAACTGGGCTCAGGAAGGAAAAGACGTGTACGTGTACTTTGACAATGACATGCACGGGTACGCTCCCTTCAATGCTATCCGGTTACAGGAGTTGGTGAAAGGTTAG